From one Streptomyces sp. Q6 genomic stretch:
- a CDS encoding alpha/beta hydrolase, which translates to MSRPPTFTPPPGTRAQRLVTARGEFAALVGEPEPGSGPVRGTALLLPGFTGSKEDFIALHAPLGAAGYRTVAVDGRGQYQSAGPEDDESPYAQGELARDVLAQAAALDAGPVHLLGHSLGGLIARAAVLIDPAPFATLTLMASGPGPVTEPQQQRVKLLQDALTALDMAQVWEAIQALETPEDVVDVRGDEEDLRRRWMAHSPAQLIATGRQLCTEPDRVAELAAVAPPVHVVSGERDDAWPVPQLDAMAARLDAARSLIAGAEHSPNTDRPLETAAALAAFWDRHPAS; encoded by the coding sequence ATGAGCAGGCCGCCCACCTTCACTCCGCCGCCCGGTACCCGTGCCCAGCGTCTGGTCACCGCGAGAGGCGAGTTCGCCGCCCTCGTCGGTGAGCCGGAGCCCGGGTCGGGGCCCGTGCGCGGCACCGCGCTGCTGCTGCCCGGGTTCACCGGCAGCAAGGAGGACTTCATCGCGCTGCACGCCCCGCTCGGCGCCGCCGGATACCGGACGGTCGCCGTGGACGGGCGCGGGCAGTACCAGAGCGCGGGCCCCGAGGACGACGAATCCCCTTACGCCCAGGGCGAGTTGGCGCGGGACGTGCTGGCGCAGGCCGCCGCGCTCGACGCGGGCCCGGTGCATCTGCTCGGCCACTCGCTGGGCGGGCTGATCGCGCGGGCGGCGGTGCTCATCGACCCGGCGCCGTTCGCGACACTGACCCTGATGGCGTCGGGCCCCGGGCCGGTCACCGAGCCGCAGCAGCAGCGGGTCAAGCTGCTCCAGGACGCGCTGACCGCGCTGGACATGGCGCAGGTCTGGGAGGCGATCCAGGCCCTGGAGACCCCGGAGGACGTCGTCGACGTACGCGGTGACGAGGAGGATCTGCGGCGCCGCTGGATGGCGCACAGTCCGGCCCAACTCATCGCCACCGGGCGGCAGTTGTGCACCGAGCCGGACCGGGTGGCGGAGCTGGCCGCGGTCGCGCCCCCGGTGCATGTCGTGTCGGGCGAGCGGGACGACGCGTGGCCGGTGCCGCAGCTCGACGCGATGGCGGCGCGGCTGGACGCGGCGCGGTCGCTGATCGCGGGGGCCGAGCACTCCCCCAACACCGACCGCCCGCTGGAGACCGCCGCCGCACTCGCCGCCTTCTGGGACCGCCACCCGGCGTCGTAA
- a CDS encoding NYN domain-containing protein: MNDDTPTDAVSTRLDTTNDLLRRMLAEVAKTPSTHAIFVDAGYLYAAAGRLVAGTEDRRSFDLDAEGVIEALIDKARTIFADSRLLRVYWYDGARRRIHTTEQQSIAELPDVKVRLGNLNANNQQKGVDSLIRSDLESLARHRAISDAALLGGDEDLVSAVEAAQGYGARVHLWGIEAPDGRNQADPLLWEVDSQRTLDLDFVKPFVTRRTTLSYEYPDAPRPGRDQVRFVGAQIAAQWLAARGREALADLLPGHPYLPGSVDQELLVEAEALLQYSLRGHSDLRRSLRDGFWSHLQTQY; the protein is encoded by the coding sequence ATGAACGACGACACCCCCACGGACGCCGTGAGCACCCGCCTCGACACCACGAACGACCTGCTCAGACGGATGCTCGCCGAAGTGGCGAAGACGCCGTCGACGCACGCGATCTTCGTGGACGCGGGCTACCTCTACGCGGCCGCGGGCCGGCTCGTCGCCGGCACCGAGGACCGCCGCTCCTTCGACCTCGACGCCGAAGGGGTCATCGAGGCCCTGATCGACAAGGCCCGCACGATCTTCGCGGACAGCCGACTGCTGCGCGTCTACTGGTACGACGGCGCCCGCCGCCGCATCCACACCACCGAGCAGCAGTCGATCGCCGAGCTGCCCGACGTGAAGGTGCGCCTCGGCAACCTGAACGCGAACAACCAGCAGAAGGGCGTCGACTCCCTCATCCGCAGCGACCTCGAATCGCTCGCCCGGCACCGCGCCATCAGCGACGCGGCCCTGCTCGGCGGCGACGAGGACCTGGTCTCCGCCGTCGAGGCGGCCCAGGGGTACGGCGCCCGCGTCCACCTCTGGGGCATCGAGGCGCCCGACGGCCGCAACCAGGCCGATCCGCTGCTCTGGGAGGTCGACAGCCAGCGCACCCTCGACCTCGACTTCGTGAAGCCGTTCGTCACCCGCCGCACCACGCTCTCGTACGAGTACCCGGACGCGCCGCGGCCCGGCCGCGACCAGGTGCGGTTCGTCGGAGCGCAGATCGCGGCGCAGTGGCTGGCCGCGCGCGGGCGCGAAGCACTGGCCGACCTGCTCCCCGGCCACCCCTACCTGCCGGGATCCGTCGACCAGGAACTCCTCGTCGAGGCGGAAGCGCTGCTCCAGTACTCGCTGCGCGGCCACTCCGACCTGCGGCGCTCGCTGCGGGACGGGTTCTGGAGCCATCTCCAGACGCAGTACTGA
- a CDS encoding DEAD/DEAH box helicase, whose amino-acid sequence MTLPVALTGTDVIGQAKTGTGKTLGFGLPLLERVTVPADVEAGRAKPEQLTDTPQALVVVPTRELCTQVTNDLLTAGKVRNVRVLAIYGGRAYEPQVEALKKGVDVIVGTPGRLLDLAGQKKLDLSHVKALVLDEADEMLDLGFLPDVEKIIKLLPAKRQTMLFSATMPGAVIGLARRYMSQPTHIRATAPDDEGKTVANTKQHVFRAHNMDKPEMVARILQADGRGLAMIFCRTKRTAADIAEQLQKRGFASGAVHGDLGQGAREQALRAFRNGKVDVLVCTDVAARGIDVEGVTHVINYQSPEDEKTYLHRIGRTGRAGAKGIAITLVDWDDIPRWQLINKALELDFNDPVETYSSSPHLYEELNIPAGTKGVLPRSERTRAGLGAEQIEDLGETGGRGASPRGGRGGRPDRDRPRDRDRDNRGREQEQEQERSARTPRRRRRTRGGETVAAEAAGSTATPVTPVAEDASEPRTPRRRRRTRSGAGAPVAPAAEAVVETVETVAPVTEAVAPVTEVVAEAVAESKPRRRTRKKAEAVVEAVEAVAPATVAVAEAEAEAEVEAKPRRRTRKKAAEAVVETVEAVEAAAPVAEAVVPKPRRTRKKAEAAVDTAEAVEAKPATRTRKKAVAAAPAEEAPVAETKPRRTRKKAEVAVDTAEAVEAKPATRTRKKAVAAAPAEEAPVAETKPRRTRKKAEVAVDTAEAVEAKPATRTRKKAVAAEPAEAKPATRTRKKAVAAAPVEAPVADAKPRRTRKKAVAEAPEA is encoded by the coding sequence ATGACCCTCCCCGTCGCCCTGACCGGCACGGACGTCATCGGCCAGGCCAAGACCGGCACGGGCAAGACCCTCGGTTTCGGTCTGCCGCTCCTGGAGCGCGTCACCGTCCCCGCGGACGTCGAGGCGGGCCGGGCCAAGCCCGAGCAGCTGACCGACACCCCGCAGGCGCTCGTCGTCGTCCCCACGCGCGAGCTGTGCACGCAGGTGACCAATGACCTGCTCACCGCCGGCAAGGTGCGCAATGTGCGCGTCCTCGCCATATACGGCGGTCGGGCGTACGAGCCCCAGGTCGAGGCCCTCAAGAAGGGCGTCGACGTCATCGTCGGTACGCCCGGACGCCTTCTGGACCTCGCGGGCCAGAAGAAGCTGGACCTCTCGCACGTGAAGGCGCTCGTCCTCGACGAGGCCGACGAGATGCTCGACCTGGGCTTCCTGCCCGACGTCGAGAAGATCATCAAGCTGCTTCCGGCGAAGCGTCAGACGATGCTGTTCTCGGCGACTATGCCGGGCGCCGTCATCGGCCTGGCCCGCCGCTACATGTCGCAGCCCACGCACATCCGCGCCACCGCGCCGGACGACGAGGGCAAGACGGTCGCGAACACCAAGCAGCACGTGTTCCGCGCGCACAACATGGACAAGCCGGAGATGGTCGCGCGCATCCTCCAGGCCGACGGCCGCGGGCTCGCGATGATCTTCTGCCGGACGAAGCGGACCGCCGCCGACATCGCCGAGCAGCTGCAGAAGCGCGGCTTCGCCTCCGGCGCCGTCCACGGCGACCTCGGACAGGGCGCGCGCGAGCAGGCCCTGCGCGCGTTCCGCAACGGCAAGGTCGACGTGCTCGTGTGCACCGACGTCGCCGCGCGCGGCATCGACGTCGAGGGCGTCACGCACGTCATCAACTACCAGTCCCCCGAGGACGAGAAGACGTACCTGCACCGCATCGGCCGCACCGGCCGCGCGGGCGCCAAGGGCATCGCGATCACGCTCGTCGACTGGGACGACATCCCGCGCTGGCAGCTGATCAACAAGGCGCTGGAGCTGGACTTCAACGACCCGGTCGAGACGTACTCCTCGTCCCCGCACCTCTACGAGGAGCTGAACATCCCGGCGGGCACCAAGGGTGTCCTGCCGCGCTCGGAGCGCACGCGCGCCGGGCTCGGGGCCGAGCAGATCGAGGACCTGGGCGAGACCGGTGGCCGTGGCGCCTCGCCGCGCGGCGGCCGTGGTGGCCGTCCGGACCGCGACCGTCCGCGTGACCGCGACCGCGACAACCGTGGCCGTGAGCAGGAGCAGGAGCAGGAGCGTTCCGCTCGCACCCCGCGTCGCCGTCGCCGTACGCGCGGCGGCGAGACGGTCGCCGCGGAGGCCGCCGGCAGCACGGCGACTCCCGTGACGCCGGTCGCGGAGGACGCCTCCGAGCCGCGCACGCCGCGCCGTCGTCGTCGGACGCGCAGCGGTGCCGGAGCGCCCGTCGCCCCGGCCGCCGAGGCCGTCGTCGAGACGGTCGAGACGGTGGCGCCCGTGACCGAGGCCGTCGCCCCGGTGACCGAGGTCGTCGCCGAGGCCGTGGCGGAGAGCAAGCCCCGTCGCCGTACGCGTAAGAAGGCGGAGGCCGTCGTGGAGGCGGTCGAGGCGGTCGCTCCGGCGACCGTGGCCGTCGCCGAGGCCGAGGCCGAGGCCGAGGTGGAAGCCAAGCCCCGTCGCCGTACGCGCAAGAAGGCGGCGGAGGCCGTCGTCGAGACCGTGGAGGCCGTCGAGGCCGCCGCTCCGGTCGCCGAGGCCGTCGTGCCGAAGCCGCGTCGTACGCGCAAGAAGGCGGAGGCCGCGGTCGACACCGCCGAAGCCGTCGAGGCGAAGCCCGCCACGCGGACCCGCAAGAAGGCCGTCGCCGCCGCCCCGGCGGAGGAGGCGCCCGTCGCCGAGACCAAGCCGCGCCGCACGCGCAAGAAGGCCGAAGTCGCCGTCGACACCGCGGAAGCCGTCGAGGCGAAGCCCGCCACGCGCACCCGCAAGAAGGCCGTCGCCGCCGCCCCGGCGGAGGAGGCGCCCGTCGCCGAGACCAAGCCGCGCCGCACGCGCAAGAAGGCCGAAGTCGCCGTCGACACCGCCGAAGCCGTCGAGGCCAAGCCCGCCACGCGCACCCGCAAGAAGGCCGTCGCCGCGGAGCCCGCGGAGGCCAAGCCGGCCACGCGGACCCGCAAGAAGGCCGTCGCCGCCGCTCCGGTCGAGGCGCCCGTCGCCGACGCCAAGCCGCGCCGCACGCGCAAGAAGGCCGTCGCCGAGGCCCCCGAGGCCTGA